A part of Streptomyces sp. NBC_01497 genomic DNA contains:
- a CDS encoding zinc-dependent metalloprotease, whose protein sequence is MTSIGGAEMVDWNLAVATANRLMRPGPEVTRDEAREIVAELRRHAKAAEEHVRGYTRMVPEDHAPADTPVLVVDRPGWVKANVEGFRELLKPLFEKVQERRADTPGGAVFGAVGGKVTGVELGMLLSFMASRVLGQYETFAPAGRDLPAGENGGGRLLLVAPNIVHVERELDVDPHDFRLWVTLHEETHRTQFTGVPWLKDHLQGEIQSFLSETDIDPTTVLERLREAAQSLTGNRPDADGEGQGEAPSIVELVQTPGQREVLGRLTAVMSLLEGHADYVMDGVGPQVVPSVAEIREKFQQRRARGASRLDQALRRLLGLDAKLRQYRDGERFVRAVVDEVGMDGFNRVWTSPNTLPTKAEIAKPAEWVARVHQA, encoded by the coding sequence ATGACGAGCATCGGTGGTGCCGAGATGGTCGACTGGAATCTCGCGGTGGCTACCGCGAACCGCCTCATGAGGCCGGGTCCCGAGGTGACCAGGGACGAGGCGCGCGAGATCGTCGCCGAGCTGCGGCGGCACGCCAAGGCGGCCGAGGAGCATGTGCGCGGTTACACGCGCATGGTCCCTGAGGACCACGCGCCCGCGGACACGCCGGTGCTCGTGGTGGACCGGCCCGGCTGGGTGAAGGCCAACGTGGAGGGTTTCCGCGAGCTGCTCAAGCCCCTCTTCGAGAAGGTCCAGGAGCGTCGCGCCGACACTCCCGGCGGCGCGGTCTTCGGCGCCGTCGGCGGCAAGGTCACCGGCGTCGAACTGGGGATGCTGCTGTCGTTCATGGCGTCGCGCGTCCTCGGGCAGTACGAGACGTTCGCACCGGCCGGGCGGGACCTGCCCGCGGGGGAGAACGGTGGGGGGCGGCTGCTGCTCGTCGCGCCGAACATCGTCCACGTCGAGCGTGAACTGGACGTCGATCCCCATGACTTCCGCCTCTGGGTGACCCTGCACGAGGAGACCCACCGCACCCAGTTCACCGGCGTGCCGTGGCTCAAGGACCACCTCCAGGGGGAGATCCAGTCCTTCCTGAGCGAGACGGACATCGACCCGACGACGGTGCTGGAACGGCTCCGCGAGGCCGCTCAGTCGCTCACGGGCAACCGCCCCGACGCGGACGGCGAGGGACAGGGCGAGGCGCCGAGCATCGTCGAGCTGGTGCAGACGCCGGGGCAGCGCGAGGTCCTCGGCCGGCTGACCGCGGTCATGTCGCTGCTTGAGGGCCACGCGGACTACGTGATGGACGGCGTGGGCCCGCAGGTCGTGCCGAGCGTCGCCGAGATCAGGGAGAAGTTCCAGCAGCGCAGGGCGCGCGGCGCGAGCCGCCTCGACCAGGCGCTGCGCAGGCTCCTCGGCCTCGACGCGAAGCTGCGTCAGTACCGCGACGGCGAGCGGTTCGTGCGTGCCGTGGTGGACGAGGTGGGCATGGACGGCTTCAACCGCGTCTGGACCTCGCCGAACACCCTGCCCACGAAGGCCGAGATCGCCAAGCCGGCCGAGTGGGTGGCGCGGGTGCACCAGGCATAA
- the tilS gene encoding tRNA lysidine(34) synthetase TilS translates to MGPHPAVAAIRLAVRRVLHDILTDHSAFATPAGAGARGATGAPAASRPLHPGGHPAPLVLVACSGGADSMGLASALAFEAPKLGVRAGGVTVDHGLQAGSDIRAAEVVARLTAMKLDPVEAVAVAVGRDGGPEAAARDARYAALDSVAQAHGAAAVLLAHTRDDQAETVLLGLARGSGIRSLSGMAAVSGADRRYRRPFLQLDRQTVRTACLAQAIPVWDDPHNVDPAYTRSRLRQEGLPALEKALGKGVVQALARTAQLSRDDADALDAWAADAEASVRDDAGQLEVAKLCKLPPAVRRRVLRKAAITAGAPAGSLFARHIEEVDRLITGWRGQSGINLPGRVEALRQGGRLVIRQG, encoded by the coding sequence ATGGGTCCCCATCCTGCGGTCGCGGCGATACGCCTGGCGGTCCGCCGCGTACTCCACGACATCCTCACCGACCACTCGGCGTTCGCCACGCCCGCCGGCGCCGGTGCGCGCGGTGCCACAGGCGCGCCCGCCGCCTCCCGGCCCCTCCATCCGGGCGGCCACCCCGCCCCCCTCGTGCTGGTCGCCTGCTCCGGCGGCGCCGACTCGATGGGCCTCGCCTCCGCCCTCGCCTTCGAAGCGCCCAAGCTCGGCGTCCGGGCGGGCGGCGTCACCGTCGACCACGGCCTCCAGGCCGGGTCCGACATCCGCGCCGCCGAGGTCGTCGCCCGGCTCACCGCCATGAAGCTCGACCCCGTCGAGGCGGTCGCCGTCGCCGTCGGCCGTGACGGTGGCCCCGAGGCCGCCGCGCGGGACGCGCGGTACGCGGCGCTCGACTCCGTCGCGCAGGCGCACGGCGCCGCCGCGGTGCTGCTCGCCCACACCCGTGACGACCAGGCCGAGACGGTCCTCCTCGGCCTCGCCAGGGGCTCCGGCATCCGCTCGCTGTCCGGCATGGCCGCCGTGTCCGGCGCGGACCGCCGCTACCGCCGTCCGTTCCTCCAGCTCGACCGGCAGACGGTCCGCACGGCATGTCTCGCGCAGGCCATCCCCGTCTGGGACGACCCGCACAACGTCGACCCCGCCTACACCCGTTCGCGGCTGCGCCAGGAGGGCCTGCCCGCCCTGGAGAAAGCCCTCGGGAAGGGGGTCGTCCAGGCCCTGGCCCGTACGGCGCAGCTGTCGCGCGACGACGCCGACGCGCTCGACGCGTGGGCCGCGGACGCCGAGGCGAGCGTCCGGGACGACGCGGGGCAACTGGAGGTGGCGAAGCTCTGCAAACTGCCGCCCGCGGTGCGCCGCCGGGTGCTGCGCAAGGCGGCCATCACGGCGGGCGCGCCCGCCGGTTCGCTGTTCGCGCGGCACATCGAGGAGGTGGACCGCCTGATCACGGGCTGGCGGGGCCAGTCGGGCATCAACCTGCCCGGGCGCGTCGAGGCGCTGAGGCAGGGTGGCAGACTGGTGATCCGGCAGGGCTGA